One region of Streptomyces capillispiralis genomic DNA includes:
- a CDS encoding acyl-CoA thioesterase encodes MTDQAPAAQTETPDIPGKPTSASRTTLSHIMTHNDTNLLGTVHGGVIMKLVDDAAGAVAGRHSGGPAVTASMDEMAFLEPVRVGDLVHVKAQVNWTGRTSMEVGVRVLAERWNESTPSTQVGSAYLVFAAVDADGKPRRVPPVIPETERDERRRQEAQIRRAHRLARRRAIMELREKRAAEGFED; translated from the coding sequence ATGACAGACCAGGCCCCAGCCGCACAGACGGAGACTCCGGACATCCCGGGCAAGCCCACCTCGGCGTCCCGTACGACCCTCAGCCACATCATGACCCACAACGACACCAACCTCCTCGGGACGGTGCACGGCGGGGTGATCATGAAGCTGGTCGACGACGCGGCGGGAGCCGTCGCCGGACGGCACTCCGGAGGGCCGGCCGTCACCGCCTCCATGGACGAGATGGCCTTCCTGGAGCCGGTCCGTGTCGGTGACCTGGTCCATGTGAAGGCCCAGGTCAACTGGACCGGGCGGACCTCCATGGAGGTCGGGGTGCGGGTGCTGGCCGAGCGCTGGAACGAGTCCACGCCGTCTACCCAGGTCGGCTCGGCGTACCTCGTGTTCGCCGCCGTCGACGCCGACGGCAAGCCGCGCCGGGTGCCGCCGGTCATACCGGAGACCGAGCGGGACGAGCGCCGCCGCCAGGAGGCGCAGATCCGCCGCGCCCACCGGCTGGCCCGCCGCCGCGCGATCATGGAGCTGCGGGAGAAGCGGGCGGCGGAGGGGTTCGAGGACTGA